The DNA window AAGGTGACGCTGCTGGAGGCGCTGCGCAAGTCGCCCGTGCTGGAAGTGGACCTGTCCGGCGTCACCGAGCTCGATACGGCGGGCCTGCAGGTGCTGATGCTGGCCAAGAACACGGCGGCCGCCGACAAGCGCGAACTGCGCCTGTTGAACCACAGCCCCGCCGTCGTCGAGATTGTCGAGATGCTCAACCTGGGCGCCTTCTTCGGCGACGCCCTGCTGAT is part of the Oxalobacteraceae bacterium OTU3CAMAD1 genome and encodes:
- a CDS encoding STAS domain-containing protein; this translates as MSSDDAAGVAGVTRLAIDGELTIYRAADLKVTLLEALRKSPVLEVDLSGVTELDTAGLQVLMLAKNTAAADKRELRLLNHSPAVVEIVEMLNLGAFFGDALLIHS